A window of Bacillus sp. DX3.1 genomic DNA:
CCCCTTAAGCGCGAAGATCAGATACTTTTTGTTCTGTCACTTCTTCTACTTGTTCGTTTACACGTTCAATATTTGCACCTAATGCCGCTAACTTACCATGGAAGTTTACATATCCACGATCAAGATGTTTTAATTCTGTTACACGAGTGTAACCATCTGATACTAAACCAGCTAAAATTAATGCAGCTGCAGCACGTAAATCTGTTGCTGCTACTTCTGCACCTTGTAAGTTGCCTGGTCCATTCATAATAACAGAGCGACCTTCGATTTTGATATCTGCATTCATACGGCGGAATTCTTCAACATGCATAAAACGGTTTTCAAATACCGTTTCTGTAATCATGCTTGTGCCGTCAGCTTTTAATAACAATGCCATCATTTGTGATTGCATATCTGTTGGGAAACCTGGGTGCGGCATTGTTTTAATGTCAACCGCTTTTAGTTTATCTGGACCGATAACGCGTACGCCCTCGTGTTCCTCGATAACTTTAATACCCATTTCTTCCATTTTCGCTGTAATAGAACGTAAATGTTCTGGTACAGCATTTTCAATTAAGATGTCTCCACCTGTAATTGCAGCTGCAACCATAAACGTTCCTGCTTCTACGCGATCAGGAATAATAGAATGATTTGCACCATATAATTTCTCAACGCCCTCAATACGAATCGTGCCAGTTCCAGCTCCGCGTACTTTTGCTCCCATTGCATTTAAGAAATTCGCTAAGTCTACGATTTCTGGTTCTTTCGCTACGTTTTCAATTACTGTTGTCCCTTTTGCTAATACAGCTGCAGACATAATATTTTCTGTTGCCCCTACACTCGGGAAGTCTAAGTAAATTTTTGCGCCTTGTAATTGACCGTCTACATATGCTTCAACAAATCCGTTACCAACTTTTACTTTTGCTCCCATTGCTTCGAAGCCTTTTAAATGTTGGTCAATTGGACGTGAACCAATTGCACAGCCACCAGGAAGTGCAATACGAGCACGACCATTACGTGCTAATAGTGGTCCCATTACAAGAACAGATGCACGCATTTTACGTACATACTCAAATGGAGCTTCAATGTTTAAATCCTTTGAAGCATCAATTGTAACTTGATTGTTTTCAAATACGACTTCAGCATTTAAATGACGTAACACCTCGTTAATTGTGTATACATCAGATAAAACCGGTACTTCAGATAGTACATTCTTTCCGTCACTCGCTAATAGGGCTGCAGCGATTATAGGTAATACAGCATTTTTTGCGCCCTCTACACGCACTGTGCCGTTCAACCGCTTTCCGCCACGGACGATGATCTTTTCCAAATTATTCCCCTCCGTGTCCTTTATTCAATATCTATTCAATACTCAGAAGTTATGATCGGTGTGCCAACCACAATTATATCTTTGTTGTCTATAGAACGTATTGCTATTTGCACATTGATTTTCTCTCTATTTGTTGAAAGAGCGTCATTCCACTTTTTATTGTATGCGGAGACTGACACAAATGCTCTTTCTTCTATCTCTTCGATCGCTCTTGCTGAAAGATCTTTCAAAACCTCATTGGTTTTATTTTGCAAAACACCTTCAATCTTATCATCCAGTACACCTTGAACACAAGTATAAATTGTAGGTTTTGTACTAAAAATTTTATCCATTTTTCGAACGATTTCAGAGTCCCATTTTGACCCACTTATTTCAAAAATAATGAAAGTGTTTTCTTTAGTATTTTCCTTTGTCCACGTTACTACTATTCGTTCTTCATAGGAAGAAAATTTTTTGTATGAGGTTGCTTTATATCCATCGTGGGATTCTTCTAATTCCCAATTTTGAATATTCGCATTTTCTTTCACTTCATTTAGCAGATTTTGAAACGTATGTATGTTAGAAATGGTTTTTGTTTCTCGTGCTAGCCATGACCACCGCTCCATTTGTGCTCCATTTTTTTCAAGAGCTGCAATCATACTCTCCATCTTCTCTTCGTCACTTATGGGCTTTATCTCTTTATATCCCACTAAGAATACGACAATACTTACGATAACAATAAGAATGACTTGTAACTTTCTCACGTTCATCCCCTCCTATCCCCATTGTTAACGGAGATATGAGGTTCTATACGCTTACTTTACTAAATACGTTAAACTCTTTGAATACCCTAAATAATCAAGGAAAAAGTTGCTGACAGATGTCCCGATTGCAATCGTAACAAGAATGAGTAGGATCCTTGTTTGCAGTACTTTTCCCGCTTTCATCAGGCGTTCGATATGGAGGCCTTGCAATGCCCACCACGTAATGGTAATAAACAGTAAATGCGACACAATCGCAATCAGTGCTTGTTGCCCTAAAAGATGCGCCAAAAAAATCGCCCCCTTTTGTTTAGCCTACCACTCAGAATACAAAAACCTCATGAATGGAAGCTTCACTTTATCCGGCCCTAATAGGCAGTATGATCCCCACCTTAAAATTTACAAAAAGTAAAGAAGTTAGGTGGTGAATAACTACCTATAGGAGTCCGGTTGGCAAGAGTTCACCATTAGCGGAGAGATAACATCTCTCCGCTAATGGAAGTTTTACCTTTTCCCATTGCACCAAAATAAAAAGCGTAGAGTTAATCTCTACACTTTTTTATTTTCACTATTGTACCACGTTCCCAGTAAAGAAGAAATCTTTCATTAATGGAAAATATTCATAAAAGAAATTGTAGCCGATTGCTGGTAAAATTCCTAACACCAAAGTTGCAATCGCACAAAAACTAATAACGACTTTCAAGTTGAATGTAAGATTCACTTGTTCTTCCGTATTTCCCTTTCGAAAGAACATTTGCTGCAAAATGCGGAAGTAATATACAAATGAGATAACCGTTGTTCCCATCATGACTGATGCTAATACATAATGTGCCGGCTCTACGAAAAATGCACCTAAGAAAATATTCACCTTTCCGATGAAACCAGCTGTTCCTGGAATCCCCGCCAAAGATAAAATAAAGATGGTCATCATAACGGCGGCAAACGGAGATCGTTTGTACAAACCCGAGAAAATTTCCAAATTTTCTTTTCCACTTTGTAAGATTAATCCGTGAATAACAGCAAAAGCTCCGATGTTCATCAGAAGATAAGCCAACATATAAAACCACATGCTGTCCATCATAAACGGTGATAGTGCTACAAAGGGAACAAGCAAGTAACCAGCATGTGCCACGCCAGAATAGGCAAGCAGACGCTTTACGTTGTGCTGCCTTAGCGCCGCCGTATTACCAATTATCATTGTAATTCCGGCCAGGACTGCGATATAAATGTTCATATTACCAAGCAGTGATTGTGTACTACTATTAACAGGTATGCCGGCAAAAACCATGAGGAACAGCCGGACAATCATAATAAAACCAGCGATTTTGGAGATTGACCCTAGAAATGCGGTGACAGGCGTCCCCGCTCCTTCATATACATCTGGTGCCCACATATGAAACGGTACTGTCGCAATTTTAAAAGACAAACCAACGAACAGAAGCAAGAAGGCCAATGCTAACAGAAGCTGTATGTTTCCATCCACGCCTTGCATAAACAGGCGCTGCATATCCATTATATTTGTCGATCCCGTCATACCGTATAAATAGCTCATTCCAAACAGCGTAATTGCCGTAGAGATTCCGCCGTTAATGACATATTTCATCGCCGCCTCATTGGCAGCACGATTTCCCTTTTGTATACCTACTAAAATGTACGAAGACAACGATAGCAATTCCAAGCCGATAAAGAGTGTAATAAAATCTACGCTAGACGCCATAAACAGCGCCCCGAGAAGAGCTGTTAAAAACAAATAATAGTACTCTCCTTTATCTTGAATTGGCCACCTTTTATCATCGCTCATCGCCATACATAAGACGAGAATTGCTCCAAGTAGTAATAATGTTTTAAAACCTTTTGAAAATCCATCTAGTACGAATGAGCCGTTTAAAATGTCTCCAGCTGGCTCACTATACAGTGAAATTAAAGCTACAAGTGATAATATGATTGCACCAATCGCTCCAATCGCTAAGTAGCGACGATCAAAGCTAGGTTTTAAAAATAAATCAAACAGTGAGAGAAGGATGGCAGCTCCGAAAAGGATAAATTCCGGCGTCATTAAATGCCACGATAAGCTAAGTAGTGTATTCATATCCATCCTATCTACCTCCCAGCATTTTTACGGTGTCTTGCAGCGGCATTCCCAGCATTTCCGGTATAACACCTATCACGATAATACAAGCGAGAAGCAAAACAATCGGAACGTATTCCCAGCCATGCACATCCCGCTTCGGCTCCGAGTTCCCTTTTCCGAATGTAACTTGCAAGGTAGCCCGAAGGACATATACCGCTGTTAAAATAATGCCAAGTGCTCCAATCGCAGCGATGATCGGCTTTGCTTGGAATAATCCAAGGAATGCGAGAAATTCGCTAACAAATCCGGACATGCCCGGAAGGCCGAGCGAAGCCATGCTTCCGGCTAATAGAAAGCCGCTCAGCACTGGTACTTGTTTTGTCAAGCCACCAAGCTTGGTTATGTTAGAAGTCCCAAAGCGCTCCTCAATCATGCCGAGCAAGAAGAACAGTAAAGCGGCAATTAAACCGTGGGACACCACTTGAAATAACGCGCCTTTCATACCCGCTACATTGAGTGCAGCCAATCCCATTAAGACAATTCCCATATGAGAAATACTAGAGTAGGCTAACACTTTTCGGAAATCCGTTTGAACCAGTGCCAAAAACGCACCATACAGCAAGTTGACCACACCTAAAATGGCAAACACCATTGCAAAGTCGTTAAACTGTTCTGGAAATAACCCTTTCCCAAACCTGACAATCCCATATGCCCCAATCTTCAGCAGAACACCTGCATGTAGCATAACTGCCGCAGGATGGGCTTGTACGTGTACATTCACCATCCAGCGATGCAACGGAAATACCGGCAGCTTAATTGCAAATGCAATCATAAGAGCAAGGAATAAACCAAGCTGCAAGGAATCTGAAATAATGCCGGTAGATGTCGTTTCAGCTCCTGTCAAAATCTCTTTTAGCTCTGTAATATTCGTTGTACCCGTTTTCGCAAAGAGAATAGAAAAGGCAATCAGTAAAATAGCGGAACCAATGCCGTTATAGATTAAATAGCTATACGCTGCTTTTTCGCTATTCAATTTCCCCCACTTTCCAATTAGTAAAAACATCGGTGGCAATGTAATTTCAAAGAAAACGAAGAACAAGAGTAAGTTTTCTGCGGCAAAGACACCTAACATACCAATCTCAAGTATTAGTAGCAGCATATAAAATTCTTTTATATGTTTCTGAATCGAAAACGCCTTTATCGCAGCAAGTGTTGCCAAAAGCGCCGTTAAGAACATCATCACAAGTGAAAAACCCTCGATGCCAAGCTCATAGTAAATGGAAAAAAATTCTTTATCCACATCTGGAAAACGCCCAAATTGAATCCATTTTACCTTTTCCGCAAACATCGTTAAGCTCTTTCCGGAAGCATATGTACTGGCTAGAACAATGGCGATGCCAAGCGGAAACAACGTTCCAAATAGGCCGAAACCTCGCGCCGCTCTTACCTCTTTGCTAGGTGTTAACGCGAGCATGAGAATACCAAGAAGCGGTGAAAAAATGAAGAATGATAATAAGAATGCATTCATTGCCAATACCCCCCTGTAAATAACAGAATGACAACTAATGCCGCTAAAGAAACAGCAGTCACTGTTCCATACATTTGTACCTTCCCATTTTGTAATTTGGAGCCACCGCTACTAGTACCTCGTACTATACCGCCAATCAATCGTGCGATTCCTTCAACGATATATGTTTCAAAAAAACGAAGTACAATCGCAATTCCTTTTACGAGCGGGAGTACCACAGTGCTATAGATTTCATCTATATAATATTTCTCCTTCAATATGCTGTACGTCATTGTTTCTTTTCCGCCAGCCCAGTCCTTGGAAATAGAACGTTTTCCATACATGAGGTACGCCAAGAAAATACCTGCTAGTGAAATAAGCGTCGCAACAACCATAATCCAGATAGGACCATGACTTTTCTCGACTTGAAACTGGACATCTTTTGTAAGCCAATCCCCAAGGAATGTTCCGAACCACGGTGTATTGATGTAACCCGCCAACACGGCGAGGACACCGAGGACAATCATCGGAAACGTCATCACGCGCGGGGATTCGTGCACATTCTTTTGCTCTTCAGGAGCCTCTCCTGTAAAGACAAGAAAGTATAAACGGAACATGTAGAACGCTGTAAAGAAAGCCGCGATGATCGCAAGGACGAATAAACCGTAATTGCCGTGCATCCACGCTGCCATCAAAATTTCATCTTTACTAAAGAATCCTGAGAAGAGTGGAACTCCGCTAATGGCCAGCGTACCGATCAAGAAGAGCGTCCCGGTTACTTTCATTTTCTTATGCAATCCGCCCATTTCTTTAATGTTTTGCGTATGCACCGCATGAATGACGCTTCCTGCCGCTAAGAAAAGTAATGCTTTAAAGAAAGCGTGCGTCGTTAAATGAAAGACACCTGCAACGTATCCAGCCGAGCCAAGAGCGAGCATCATATAGCCAAGCTGACTAACTGTGGAATACGCGAGGACTCGTTTAATATCCGTCTGCACAAGCCCAATGGATGCTGCAAAAATCGCGGTAAAGGCGCCAATGACAGCGACGGTTTGCATCGCTACAGCACTTGCGGAGAAAAGTGGGAACATCGTTGCTACTAAATACACCCCAGCCGCTACCATCGTCGCTGCATGAATAAGTGCCGATACAGGCGTCGGTCCTTCCATTGCATCTGGCAACCACGTATGCAGCGGAAACTGACCGGATTTCCCCATCGCACCGACAAAGATTAAAATCGCAGTGAGCGTAATCATTGCAGGTGCTATTTCTCCAGATTGAACTGCCTTAAAGATTGCATCATACTCAAAACTACCAGTTTGCCAAAAGAGTAAGATCATCCCGATAAATAAGCCAACATCTCCAATGCGAGTCATAATAAATGCTTTTTTCGCAGCAGCTTTCGCTTCTTCTTTAAAAAAGTAAAAGCCGATGAGTAAGAACGAACCAAGTCCAACTAGCTCCCAAAATACATACAGCTGCAATAAGTTTGTGGAGATGACAAGCCCCAGCATCGCAAAGGTAAATAACCCTAAGTATGCATAGAAAACAGGAAGCCTTTCCTCATCATGCATATATCCTTTCGAATACACATGTACGAGTAAACTGACAAGTGTAACAATAAAGAGCATTAAGGCATTCAATGCGTTAATCTCAAAACCAAACGAAATATCTACATCACTAAGCTGTAGCCATACCCATTGCTGTTTGACCGTTCCTGATGAGAATCGTTCTATTAATACAAGTACCGCACCCACAAAGGAAAGAAATGCAAGGAGAATGCCGAGTAAACTGCTTCCTTCTTTCAGTTTCTTCCCGAACATAATGAGCAAAAGAAATGAGGCAAGCGGGAAAAGCGGTATGAGCCATGCGTAATTGATCATTGTTTCCTTCCCCCTTTTCGGTCACAATGTTAATGCTTTAGTGAATCCATTTCATCTACATTCACCGTTGCACGGTTGCGATATAGCGCAATTAAAATCGCAAGTCCCACCGCCGCTTCCGCCGCCGCAACAGACATCGTAAACAGTGAAAAGATTTGTCCCGTCAAGTTTGGAAAAAAGCCTAATTTACTAAAAGCAATTAAATTTAAATTCGCTGCGTTTAACATTAGTTCAATACACACTAATACAATGACCGTATTACGCTTTGTTAAAGCCCCGAATAAACCGATGCAAAACAGGATAATCGCAAGGGTTAAGTACGCGGAAGCTGGGACGCTACTCATGGGAATCTTCCTCCTTCTCATCCTTCTTCGCAAGTACAATTGCTCCAATAAGTGCAACAAGTAAAATAACCGATGTTAATTCAAATGGGATAATATATTTTGAATACAGCAATGTTCCAATTTGAAGTGTATTTTCCTCATGAAGCGCTAACCCACCCTGCGTACTGCGGTCTGTAAACTCGATATTATTAACAGCAAAGTACATCACTGCACCAAATGCTACAACTGCAAGAAATACGACCAATTTGCGGAGACTAAAGCTCGCTTCACTTTCGGCGTTATGCTTCGTTAGCATAATGCCGAAAATCATAATAATCGTAACTGCCCCGGAATAAATCAAAATTTGCGCAACCCCTACAAACTCTGCCGATAACAAAAAGTACAATCCTGCAATACTAAGAAACGTAAACACAAGGGCGAGCATCATATGCATCACTTTCGTTAAGTTCAACATAAGAATACCGCCTATAATCGCCGTTAAGGACAATGCTAAAAACGCTACCAACTCACCGCTCATGCTTTATTCTCCCTTCTGACGTTCTCATCATTTTCATCGAGCCACTGTAAATTTTTAAACAAATCATCTCGTGTATACTCAGCAAGCTCGAAGTTATTTGTCATGACGATCGCTTCTGTTGGACAAACCTCGGTGCATAAATCGCAAAGAATACAAATTTCAAAGTTAATATCATACGTATCGATGATTTTCCCTTTTTTCGTAGGGCCTGGATGCTTCTTCCCGGTTAATTGAATGCAGTCAGTTGGGCAAATATTTGCACATTGATTACAAACGATACATTTTTCCGGATAAAATTTTTGAATACCGCGGAAGCGATCCGGTAATGGCAATGGCTGATTCGGGTAATCGTACGTTACCTTTTTCTTGCTTAAGTTACTAAGCGTATACTTTAGACCTTTAAATAATCCCTTCATGTCTTACTGGCACCCCCTCTTAGATTAGAAGAACAACTCCTTAATCAATGCCGTTAAGAAAATGTTTGCAAGCGCGATTGGCAATAGTACCTTCCAGCCAAACTCCATCAATTGGTCGCCTCGCATACGCGGGAACGTCACGCGAAACCAAATTAATAGAAAAACAACGCTGCTGAACTTTAATGCAAACCAAACGGCACCGGGAATAAAGCCAAGGAACGGAATCGGCTGCCACCCTCCTAAAAACAACACCGTTATAAGCGAAGCCATTCCAAAGAAGTACACGTATTCAGAAAGCATAAAGAACGCCCAGCGGAAACCCGAGTATTCCGTATGGTAGCCAGAGACAAGCTCCGATTCTGCTTCCGGCAAATCAAACGGCGTCCGGTTTAACTCCGCTACAGCAGCAATTAAGAAAATGACAAACCCAACTGGCTGCGCAAAGATGTACCAAATCTTCTCTTGAGACTGTACAATTTCATTTAAGTTCAGACTACCCGCTAACAAAACGACACCAATTACGCTCATCACGAGCGGAATCTCGTAGGAAATCATCTGCGCCGCAGCACGCATTCCGCCTAATAACGAATATTTATTGTTTGATGCCCAGCCCCCGGTCACAACACCAATCGTTGTAATACCTGAAATGGCAATATAATAAAGAAGTCCCACTCCAATATCAGCAAACTGAAACTTATCCGTAAACGGAATCACTGCGAGCACCATAAAGGCTGGGGCAAATGCGATGACAGGTGCTAATATAAACAGCGGCTTATCCGCAGCCTTCGGAATGCTATCCTCTTTTAATAACAGCTTTAACACATCAGCTACGGTTTGCAGTAAACCGAATCGTCCACCAACCTGGTTCGGACCAATCCGGCCTTGCATAAATCCCATCACTTTCCGCTCTGCTAAAATCCCGTATGTAACAAAACCAAGAACAGCAAACAGGAGCAAAACTGCTAACCCAAAAAAGATAAGAAAATTCGTCCAACCTGCCGGTGACTCTAAGAGGTGCTGTATCATCACCCATCAACCTCCCCAAGTACAATATCAACGCCACCTAAAATCGTAATTAAGTTCGCGATATTTTCGCCTTTCAAAAGCTTCGGTAAAATCTGCAAGTTGTAAAAAGACGGTCTGCGGAATTTCAAACGATACGGCTCTTTCTTCCCTTCACTAGCAATATAGCAACCGATTTCTCCGCGTGGTGACTCAATGCGGACAAAGGCCTCGCCCTTTGGCACCTTAATAATTTTCGGCACCTTTGCCATCGTCGGTCCGTCTGCCGGAAACTGCTGGGCAGCTTGTTCGATAATTTTCAGGGATTCCTCAATTTCCTCCATGCGGCAAACGTAACGGTCCCAAGCATCTCCTTCTTTACCTACCGGAATATCAAAATCAAAACGATCATAAATGGAATACGGTTCATCCTTACGAAGATCCCACTTTACACCCGTGCAGCGTAAATTCGCTCCGCTCAGCGAATAAGAAAGGGCGTCTTCCGCACTATACGTTCCCACACCTTTCACACGATGTAAGAAGATTTCATTCCCGCTCACAAGATCGTGATAGCCTTGCAGTTGCTCTCTCATATAAGGGACAAACTCACGGACCTTTTCAATCCAGCCGTCCGGTGCATCCCATTTCACGCCGCCCACCCGCATATAGTTGAACGTAAGCCGCGCGCCGCACAATTCATTTAGCAAGTTAATAATCATCTCCCGCTCCCGGAATGCATATAGAAACGGGCTAACGGCCCCGATATCAAGCAAGTTTGTTCCCCACCAAACAAGATGACTTGCAACGCGGCCAAGTTCCATCGCTAGAACCCGCAAATATTCCGCACGCTCTGGAATCTCCAGACCCATCATCGTCTCGACTGCGTGACAGATGACATAGTTATTAGTCATCGCCGATAAATAGTCCATTCGATCTGTATACGGGATAATTTGCGTATACTGCAAACTCTCTGCAATCTTCTCCGTTCCCCGGTGTAAATAACCAATGACAGGTGTAGCTTCCTTAATGATTTCTCCATCGATTTTAATAATAAGTCGAAATACACCGTGCGTACTCGGATGCTGCGGTCCTACGTTTAACAACATTTCTTCTGTACGAATCATATTTGCTACACCTCCACATCCAATGGCTCGTAATCTTTCCGAAGCGGATAACCAACCCAATCTTCTGGCATTAAAATACGCGTTAAATCTGGATGTCCTTCAAATACAACACCAAGCAAATCGTACGCTTCACGCTCCGGCCAATTGGCTCCGTTCCATAGCGATGCAATCGACGGTACTTTCGGCGTTTCACGATCCAACTTCACCTTCACTGCTACAGACTGCTTCTTTACATATGAAAACAAATGAACATACACTTCCATATGTGTTACAAAATCCGTCGCATGAAGCTCCGACATATAGTCAAAAGCCAGTCCTTCATGATTTCGCAATAATTCCATTACCTCATAATAATGCTCCAGCTTGATAACAAGCGTTGGTACATCCTTTGAAAGGTTATTAATATAGTAATCTGCTAGCGAATGTTCGCCCATTTTCTCCTTTACAATCTTCAAGTACGTATCTAAATAGGGCTGGTTCTGTGACGGCTCTTCTACTTTTGGTTCTTCCTCCTTCTTTACCCCGGCCCCTCTTGCCTTTGCTGCAGCTGCAGCTTTCGCTTTGGCCGCTGCGATTGCCTTGGCCTTTTCTTCATCCGATGCTGCTCCGCCTTCTGTTCCCTTCTGCTTCGCTAGCGCTGCTGCTTTTGCTTTCGCTGCTGCCACGGCTTTCGCTTTCGCTTTTTCCTTTTCTTCATCCGATACTGCTCCGCCTTCTGTCGCCTTTTGCCTCGCTAACGCTGCTGCCTTTGCTTTGGCTGCTGCCGCGGCTTTCGCTTTTGCCTTTTCTTCATCTGATACTGCTCCGCCTTCTGCCGCCTTCTGCTTCGCTAACGCTGCTGCTTTCTCTTTGGCTGCTGCCGCGGCTTTCGCTTTTGCCTTTGCTTTGTCTTCATCCGATACCGCTCCGCCTTCTGTCCCCTTCTGCTTCGCTAACGCTGCTGCTTTTGCTTTGGCTGCTGCCGCGGCTTTCGCTTTCGCTTTTGCCTTTTCTTCATCCGATACTGCTCCGCCTTCTGTCGCCTTTTGCCTCGCTAACGCTGCTGCCTTTGCTTTGGCTGCTGCCGCGGCTTTCGCTTTTGCTTTTGCCTTTTCTTCATCCGATACTGCTCCGCCTTCTGTCCCCTTCTGCTTCGCTAGCGCTGCTGCTTTTGCTTTGGCTGCCGCCGCGGCTTTTGCCTTTGCTTTTTCTTCATCAGAAGCTGCGCCACGATTTATTTCCTTTTGTGCCGCTAGTTCTTTCG
This region includes:
- the nuoD gene encoding NADH-quinone oxidoreductase subunit NuoD; the protein is MIRTEEMLLNVGPQHPSTHGVFRLIIKIDGEIIKEATPVIGYLHRGTEKIAESLQYTQIIPYTDRMDYLSAMTNNYVICHAVETMMGLEIPERAEYLRVLAMELGRVASHLVWWGTNLLDIGAVSPFLYAFREREMIINLLNELCGARLTFNYMRVGGVKWDAPDGWIEKVREFVPYMREQLQGYHDLVSGNEIFLHRVKGVGTYSAEDALSYSLSGANLRCTGVKWDLRKDEPYSIYDRFDFDIPVGKEGDAWDRYVCRMEEIEESLKIIEQAAQQFPADGPTMAKVPKIIKVPKGEAFVRIESPRGEIGCYIASEGKKEPYRLKFRRPSFYNLQILPKLLKGENIANLITILGGVDIVLGEVDG
- a CDS encoding NADH-quinone oxidoreductase subunit C, producing MSDPNKDIENMKKEAARHAKEEARKRLAAKNEAEMSDVQEEKEKALPKDGEVNIEEAKRRAAEEAKARAKELAAQKEINRGAASDEEKAKAKAAAAAKAKAAALAKQKGTEGGAVSDEEKAKAKAKAAAAAKAKAAALARQKATEGGAVSDEEKAKAKAKAAAAAKAKAAALAKQKGTEGGAVSDEDKAKAKAKAAAAAKEKAAALAKQKAAEGGAVSDEEKAKAKAAAAAKAKAAALARQKATEGGAVSDEEKEKAKAKAVAAAKAKAAALAKQKGTEGGAASDEEKAKAIAAAKAKAAAAAKARGAGVKKEEEPKVEEPSQNQPYLDTYLKIVKEKMGEHSLADYYINNLSKDVPTLVIKLEHYYEVMELLRNHEGLAFDYMSELHATDFVTHMEVYVHLFSYVKKQSVAVKVKLDRETPKVPSIASLWNGANWPEREAYDLLGVVFEGHPDLTRILMPEDWVGYPLRKDYEPLDVEV